In the Scomber japonicus isolate fScoJap1 chromosome 18, fScoJap1.pri, whole genome shotgun sequence genome, one interval contains:
- the tlcd4b gene encoding TLC domain-containing protein 4-B, whose translation METRELTVVAGSFVGFQLLFSVASPLLSSATSQGYGRLPPTKLTEWNSRLVSTVHALIVGLFCLYILWFDDEVNANPVWGDPGLVKLNVAITCGYLLYDLVLLACNWSTMGDSFFVCHHLAALYAYGYVLTRGVLPYFANFRLISELSTPFVNQRWFYEALKYPRSHRLVVLNGVAMAVVFFLVRIAVMPSYWASVFATFGTPDFERLGLGAQVAWITSCIALDVLNTIWMYKITRGCYKVITGKGGRKVKESAEASPSPDKTKHINNHTD comes from the exons ATGGAGACGAGAGAGTTGACCGTGGTAGCTGGCAGCTTCGTGGGTTTCCAGCTTCTTTTCTCCGTGGCCAGTCCTCTGCTCTCGTCCGCCACCTCGCAGGGTTATGGACGGCTGCCTCCCACCAAGCTCACCGAGTGGAACTCCAG GTTGGTGTCGACCGTGCACGCCCTGATCGTGGGTTTGTTCTGTTTGTACATCCTGTGGTTTGACGACGAGGTCAACGCCAACCCCGTCTG GGGTGACCCCGGCCTTGTCAAGTTAAATGTAGCCATAACATGTGGCTACCTACTTTATG ACCTTGTGCTGCTAGCCTGTAACTGGAGCACAATGGGGGACAGCTTTTTCGTCTGTCACCACTTGGCGGCGCTGTACGCATATGGATACGTGCTG ACACGCGGCGTGCTTCCATACTTTGCCAACTTTCGACTCATCTCAGAGTTATCCACACCTTTTGTGAATCAAAG GTGGTTCTACGAGGCATTAAAGTACCCCCGCTCACACCGGCTGGTGGTATTAAACGGCGTTGCCATGGCGGTGGTCTTCTTCCTGGTGCGCATCGCTGTCATGCCATCGTACTGGGCCAGTGTATTCGCCACCTTTGGCACTCCAGACTTTGAGCGGCTGGGTTTGGGCGCCCAGGTGGCATGGATCACCTCCTGCATCGCCCTGGATGTTTTGAACACTATCTGGATGTATAAGATCACCCGCGGTTGCTACAAGGTAATCACCGGGAAAGGAGGACGAAAGGTTAAGGAAAGTGCGGAGGCGTCGCCCTCCCCAGACAAGACGAAGCACATCAACAACCACACGGACTAA